The nucleotide sequence ACTGGAATGTAAAGCATCCCTTGAGTGACAGCCATAATTGTACTTGAAATTCCTTTACCCGAAGCTTGAAAAATTCCTGTGAACAAACCTGTAGTTCCGTTAAACATAGACGAAATAAGCATAGCAAGCATTATATACCCACCAATCTTCATAACTGAAGGATCTTTAGAAAAGAAATGCAATACTTCTACTCTAAAAACATATACAATTCCTCCAAATATAGCCGATAAAATTACAATAAATAAAACTGAGGTCTTTATACCTTCTGTTAATCTTGCGAAATTTTTCTTTGAGAAATTATATGCTATTAGCGGCATAACTCCCATCATTACACCCATGGAAAGAAATTCGGGCACTTGAACAATCCTTAGGGCAATACCAAAACCTGCAACTACACTATCACCATATCCAATTGAAAAATTGTTCAAAAGAAGTGTTGTAATAATTAGAAAAAAAGACATAAGTAATTCGGAAATCCCTATTTTATATATTTCCATTTTATTTTTAATTGAGATCTTAAAATATCCCATAAAGCCTCTTAATTTTTCACTTTTCTTATCCAAATAGTAAATATAATAAATGGATGACCCTAGATTTGCCAAAAGCATTGCTGCTGCCGCGCCAACTACATTAAGCTTAAAAACAAGTATAAATAACGGATCAAAAATAAAATTTAAAGCTGTGCTAACAAACATCCCATACATAGACTCCTTTGAAGCGCCCTCAGCTCTCACCATTTGTTCCAAAGCAAAATTCAATATTACAGCAAAGCCTCCTAAAAACATAGTTAAAGCATAATTCTTTGTGTAACTGCTAGACAATGAATCTGCCCCTAGTATCTTAACAATAGGATTAATAAATACTACAGCAGCTACAGCAATAATTACTCCTGCTATCATACTACTGTAAAAGGTATATCCAGCTGCACTTTTGGCTTCATTCACCTTATTTTTTGCAATAAGTCGGGTAATAAAATTCCCTCCACCTACTCCAAACATATTTCCAAAAGCCATTAGTATAGTAAAGATTGGAAGCCCTAGCGTAACAGCTGTAAGCATATTGGTATTATGCATAAGTCCAATAAAAAAAGCATTTATAACATTGTATATTGTACCTACAGACATACCAATCATCATTGGAACTGAAAGACTGAAAACTGCCTTTCTTATTGGTGCCTTCTCTAAATAATATTCATTTGACGATTCCATTCTATCTCTCCTCCACAAATTATTAGCCATCTAACTATTAGAATTCTAACGTTTCACCTATACTTACCTAAATAGAATATCATTTAAAAATTACATACTTCTATTTACTTTTATGAGTATTGACATAAGTTGCTTCTGCTCATCCTTAGTTAAACCCTTAGTAATACTTTCTTCAACCTCTAAAAATATATTATTAAATTCCTCTACTAATGCAGCCCCTTTAGGAAGCACATAAATATTTTTTTGTCTTGCATTATTTTCTGGAATTCTCCTCTCTATGTATCCTTTTTTCTCAAGGCCCTGAAGCATACTTGTGATACTAGCTCCTCTCCTCCCAAAAAACTGTGCTAAATCTTTTTGAATAATACCTGATTCTTGATTTTCATATATATATCCTATCATACGTCCCTGCTGGGAGTTAAGCCCTAATTCAGCTAATCTCGCATCAGCACTTGTTTTTAGCTTCATACCTATACTTCTAATAAGGTAAGAATATGGTGTATCCATTAAATGATTTGACTCTTTCATTGTAATCCTCCCATAAGATACTTAGAACTCTAATTATTTATAGTATAATAGTTAGAACTTTAAGTGTCAAGTATTATTTTATTTGCTTTGCAAATTTATGTATAGTATAATTATCAATAAACAATTTAGGAGGTCGTATATGAAATTATTAAAGCCATCTATAAAATACAAAAATCAAGTTTTAGAGTATAAAAAAGAATTTATAAAAAATCACGATACATTAGCAGGCACATCTTATCTAGCTGATTATGATTCTTATGAAGATTGGATGAAATTTGTACTAGATAATGAAAAAGAAAATACAAAACATACTGGTGTGCCTGCTCATATGTATTTGGCTGTAAGGGAAGCTGATGATAAATTAGTTGGTATGATAAATATCAGACATACATTAAATGAATATTTATATAACTACGGTGGTCATATTGGATATAGTGTAAAAAGAGATGAACGCAGAAAAGGTTATGCTAAAGAAATGCTTAAAATGGCTCTTAAAGAATGTAAAAAGCTGAAAATTAGCAAAGTTTTAGTAACCTGTGACTCAAATAACATTGCTTCTGCAAAAACCATAAAATCCTGTGGCGGAATACTAGAAAATGAGATTCTTGACGGTGACAAATTAGTTCAAAGATATTGGATTGAACCTTAAAAATTATTCTTACAGAAGTTTCAAAATCTATTTTTGTAAAAATATATAAGATTCAAGCTGGCTATATGTACTTTTTCTCCAAATCCTCTAAAAGCTTTATGTATTTTTCCTGAACCTTATTTTTGCTCTCTATTTCCTCAAACTTCTCACATTCACTGTTAATCTTATCTAAGGTTTCTCTTGAAAGATTTTTTGAAGCAAAAGTATACACTGTGCTATCTTCCTTTTCAATGTGTCTTTTTAAAAGATTTTCATACGACACTGCATTTGCTATAACATCCACCTTGGAATCATCGTCACCGTTTTTAACCCTTTTTAAAGCTTCCTCTAAGTCATAAATAAAGCTTCTTCCTTGATTGTGCTCAACTAACATCCCCATATTTATAACCTTTTCTATTGGATTTCCTAATTCATCTACCATTTTGTTAAAAAGCATATTTTCTTCTTTACCATGGTGATGTTTATCGGCATAGTTTCTTATAAAATCAATCATTTTATAAAAATCGTCATAATCAATTTTTCCACCATTTAAAATGTTAATACTAGCGTTCCTAACTACTATAAGCATTCTTTTTATATAAGTATGCTCTTCTACCATTAAATTAATGCTATCCAAAGTTTAGCCCCCTTTTTATATTATTATATCCACATACGTATATATTATAAGTTAAATTTTTATTCCTAAATAAAGAGCTAGGTAATATACTTTTATATCACCTAGCTTCGCATTGAGTCTCTTTTATTACCAAGGCAAATCTGGAAATGCAGATAATAATGAATTGCCAAAAAACGTTGCACCCAAAAACAATATTCCTAATGCTAGTACTGTTAATAAAAATTTATGCCTTTTGAAAAACACAATTCTCACATCCTTTATTTTTATAATTAAACTTATCTTTAGTTTGGTGTAAAAATCCAGTTCTATAATTTATCCTTAATAAAATCCTCACTAAATTTACATATCTCATTAATACTTTGAAAATCAGAGATATTTGTATAGTATTTTATCATTTTTAACATAAGTCTACTGTTAATCTGATCAAGCTTACTTGTAACCAAGAAAAATTCCTTCTTAAGTTCGGAGATCTTCTCTTTATTATATATATCAATTAATTCCAATAGAATATCCTCAATTACAAAATAATATTTAAATTTCTTAGCATATTCTAACGCCTTTAGGTAATATTCCTTAGCATTGTTTAAATCCTTTAATTGAGAAAATCTGCTGCCTAATTCAAAATATATATTGGGAACCTTAGGATGAGTTTCATCCAAATTAACAATACTTCTTTCTGCTGTTTTTAAGTACTCTAAAGCCTTTTCATTGTCTGAAAGATTAACGTAAATTTCAGCGATATTGAGAAGTATAATTACACTATTTTCATAATCATTTTTCCCTGCAAAACGTATGAGAAGCTTGTTATAGATATCAAGACTTTCATCATATTTCTCTAAATACTGTAGGCAAACAGCCTTATGAATCAAAGCTCTATAGTACTTTTCACTGCCTTTTTCAAGCATATTTTCAATCTTTTCTAGTCTTTTTAAGGATTTATCATACTGCTTTAATTTTGTATAGCACAA is from Clostridium acetobutylicum ATCC 824 and encodes:
- a CDS encoding MATE family efflux transporter, which encodes MESSNEYYLEKAPIRKAVFSLSVPMMIGMSVGTIYNVINAFFIGLMHNTNMLTAVTLGLPIFTILMAFGNMFGVGGGNFITRLIAKNKVNEAKSAAGYTFYSSMIAGVIIAVAAVVFINPIVKILGADSLSSSYTKNYALTMFLGGFAVILNFALEQMVRAEGASKESMYGMFVSTALNFIFDPLFILVFKLNVVGAAAAMLLANLGSSIYYIYYLDKKSEKLRGFMGYFKISIKNKMEIYKIGISELLMSFFLIITTLLLNNFSIGYGDSVVAGFGIALRIVQVPEFLSMGVMMGVMPLIAYNFSKKNFARLTEGIKTSVLFIVILSAIFGGIVYVFRVEVLHFFSKDPSVMKIGGYIMLAMLISSMFNGTTGLFTGIFQASGKGISSTIMAVTQGMLYIPVIILLHHFFGLDGVIWSMTITEIITFFVALILYIPFKLSL
- a CDS encoding transcriptional regulator, whose protein sequence is MASYEILSVGDKLKSLRKKYKLNQDDLAGNEITRNLISQIEHNKAKLTRKSAEVMMRNLKRICEEREMPFQEDIEYLLEDERLQAEKILDIYINELKDLSVYKDASFVNKLNEAENFLVKWSFEDKKISIYTLAGDYFCNSNDFYKSAVYYEKARSLININMPSHDVVPIFRKLSMVYFYMGKYEYDIKCCEFALDRFEDMDEEYTAIFLYNSALCYTKLKQYDKSLKRLEKIENMLEKGSEKYYRALIHKAVCLQYLEKYDESLDIYNKLLIRFAGKNDYENSVIILLNIAEIYVNLSDNEKALEYLKTAERSIVNLDETHPKVPNIYFELGSRFSQLKDLNNAKEYYLKALEYAKKFKYYFVIEDILLELIDIYNKEKISELKKEFFLVTSKLDQINSRLMLKMIKYYTNISDFQSINEICKFSEDFIKDKL
- a CDS encoding MarR family winged helix-turn-helix transcriptional regulator, coding for MKESNHLMDTPYSYLIRSIGMKLKTSADARLAELGLNSQQGRMIGYIYENQESGIIQKDLAQFFGRRGASITSMLQGLEKKGYIERRIPENNARQKNIYVLPKGAALVEEFNNIFLEVEESITKGLTKDEQKQLMSILIKVNRSM
- a CDS encoding GNAT family N-acetyltransferase produces the protein MKLLKPSIKYKNQVLEYKKEFIKNHDTLAGTSYLADYDSYEDWMKFVLDNEKENTKHTGVPAHMYLAVREADDKLVGMINIRHTLNEYLYNYGGHIGYSVKRDERRKGYAKEMLKMALKECKKLKISKVLVTCDSNNIASAKTIKSCGGILENEILDGDKLVQRYWIEP
- a CDS encoding hemerythrin domain-containing protein, whose amino-acid sequence is MDSINLMVEEHTYIKRMLIVVRNASINILNGGKIDYDDFYKMIDFIRNYADKHHHGKEENMLFNKMVDELGNPIEKVINMGMLVEHNQGRSFIYDLEEALKRVKNGDDDSKVDVIANAVSYENLLKRHIEKEDSTVYTFASKNLSRETLDKINSECEKFEEIESKNKVQEKYIKLLEDLEKKYI